In Pangasianodon hypophthalmus isolate fPanHyp1 chromosome 1, fPanHyp1.pri, whole genome shotgun sequence, the genomic window CGGCCTCGTGCAGTCACTGCCCACCTTCATCCAAGGGCCGAAAGGAGAGCCGGGACGGCCCGGGAAGACAGGACCGCGGGGCCCGCCTGGAGAGCCAGGTCCTCCAGGACCCGCAGGCCCACCTGGAGAGCGGGGAGAACCGGGACGACCAGGCTTACCAGGACCCCCGGGGCCAAACGGCGCTGGCGCCATCAGCGCCGCCACCTACAGCACCGTGCCAAAAATCGCCTTCTACGCGGGCCTTAAGAAGCAGCATGAGGGCTACGAGCTGCTTAAGTTCGACGACGTCGTCACTAATCTGGGGAATCACTATGACCCGACCACAGGAAAGTTTACCTGCTCCATACCGGGGATCTATTTCTTTACTTACCATGTGCTGATGCGGGGTGGAGACGGTACCAGCATGTGGGCAGACCTCTGCAAAAACAACCAGGTGAGAGTTCACACAGTGTGTCCGATATCAGATACaatctatttttattatcttgTGTCCTAAATGTATTCATGCTTGgtattgttataataatataaaagcaGATTTTCAGTGGTCACTGTTCTTTACCAGTTTTCATGctctttttgctcttttcctcttttttactGCTCAATAAAACAGTGAGGTATTTCCACATATAAACACCCAACATACGCCTGCTATCATactttctcttcttcctgttattattattgttgttgttattattattattattattattattattattattgaattatttctgTTGCTGTTAATGATGTATAAAAATGCCACGGGCACATGGTGGGACAGAGGCACTATGGGAATGCATTAACCAAGTCTTTTGCCTTTATTTCGCTGTGTGGAAGATCTGCATTCTTTTAAACCCATCTATGTATTTTAAACAGTATCTACCGTCTGCACTCCACTATGTGGTACTTGGACCTCTATGATCATAAAATATACTCCATGAGCTATGAAAACTGACACGAATAATGAGGCCTTTTCGTATTTTCCTTAGGGTAATTAAAGGCCTATTTCTATTAGAGCTAATTATGTCCTTAAATGACTGACAGTGGTGAGAAATTCCTTGAATTTatgctgttgttttcctaaATTAAGAAAGGTTTAATAGGTATAGAATGGTGTGAATCATTTTGTCTGACTACTTTGATCAGAATAGATTGCAGAGATTGTTCACGAATAAATCAGATCTGCAGTGATACAGTGACACagtgatatagtaatatattgacacagtgatatagtaatatattgatacagtgacacagtgatatagtaatatatTGATATAGCGATACATTAATATATTGATACAGTGACACagtgatatagtaatatattgacacagtgatatagtaatatattgatacagtgacacagtgatatagtaatatatTGATATAGCGATACATTAATATATTGATACAGTAACACagtgatatagtaatatatTGATATAGCGATACATTAATATATTGATACAGTGACACagtgatatagtaatatattgatacagtgacacagtgatatattaatatattgatACAGTGATATACTGATACAGTGATTTAGTGATgcggggcacggtggcttagtgattcgcactgttgcctcacacctccagggttggggatATGGATCCCGCCTCCGCCTTGTGTGCttggggtttcctccgggtactccagtttcctcccccagtccaatgTCATGccttgtaggctgattggcatttccaaagtgtctgtagtgtgtgaatgtgggaaTTTTCCCTGTGATAGGCTGGCACCTCGTCCAGgctgtcccctgccttgtgccctgagtcccctgtgataggctccaggttaccctgcAACCAATAAGCGGTATAGAAATTGGATGGATGATAGTTATAGTGATGCAGTCAGTCAGTGATATATTGACGAAATGAATCAGTGATATAGTGATACAGTGATATAGTGGTACAGTGATACAGTGAATCAGTGATGCAGGGATTCGGGGCTCTGTGCTGCTGACCGTGGTGCTGAAATAAagttatagtatatatagtatatagtatatggaCAATGgtgaaaagtctttttttttaattcccagCAGGCATAAATCTTGCTTAGTCAACCAATCAGGCATCCAAGGAAATACAGAACTTCGTATTACTGTAAGGAGTGTCACTAACTGGTGTTTTCCCTCCACAGGTCCGCGCAAGCGCCATCGCGCAGGACGCGGATCAGAATTACGACTACGCCAGTAACAGCGCGGTGCTGCACCTGGAGCCCGGGGATGAAGTGTACATCAAACTGGACGGCGGCAAAGCGCACGgaggcaacaacaacaaatacagcACCTTCTCTGGCTTTATCATCTACGCCGATTAGGACACGAGCTTTCTTCCTCTTCCCGGGCTTTTCCGACCCATGTCCTCCTTTTCGCACTCCCTTTTCCTTTTCAACCTCTACAGAGCCAGTGGCTGgagacacacacccacccacccacacacacacacacacacacacacacacacacacacacacactcatccgcGCCATTCACCTTAAACATGgtagtgtaagagtgtgtggcCGGGATGGTCCGTCTCTCCGTGTCTAATTCAAAAGTCACACACCTGAAGGACAAGTGATATAATCCCGATCACCGAGAAGAACACTGacgaagaaaaagaaaaaaaaaaaaaaaacatcccgcCGTCGATCGCCAAAGCAGTTACTTGTACTGTAAGTTGTTGCTTCTGTAGTTAACAACGAAGTCTATCTGTAAGATGCATTGTAATTCTGGAAATGAGATCACTAGTATGTGCAATAATGTTCACTAAATTAGGCTTATGACCATATTTCAGATATTGCATTGGTAATCGCTGGTAGGCCTAATAAAGTTCAGATCAATACAATTTAAATCAGTGCTCATGGCTGCGTCCCATTCAGAAGGCAGCTGCCTTAGTAGTTAACCTAGAtttatcctctctctctgtattaaGCAGCATTTTAACTGAGAGCAAACTTTTACTATGAATCACATTCGGGTCTCCCTTCAACCTGATATTACGTCAGCGCTTTATACTTGCTGTGCACGTGATATTTGCTTATGGACCCTTTCCACAGAGCCAGATGACGCATTTCCGGTTTGGTTTAGCAGGGTAAACCTAGCAAGCGTTAGCATCATGTAGAACCAAATCATCctaacagtaaacacacacacaaagggttACACACAGGTCTGTTCAGTATTACAAACCatcaaacacactaacacaaaccactaaaagtgtattttgtgttaaacTTTCTAATGGTGAAGCCTGGCtataaacatgaaatgtaatatatagCACATGACCAGGAGGCAGAGAACACCAGTActgtcaatcagtcaatcatgatCCACAGCCACGTGCTATACTATTATATGTTCACATTATGTATACTCATATcagtatacatatacatatacatttcataacttcatatttattaatcatatGATACATAAAATACACTCCTTTTTGGCACATATTTGTTTTTGCGTATCACTCATATTGCACATACACTTCTTCACAAATTTTCAGCTTTGCACATTCCGTTGCACATATTtctttgtatatttgtttacattgcactttatttttaaatcttgttcatatttatattcatcaCTTGATATGTATatactcatctctctctctctctggttttaTCTGTCaaatcatattatatatatatatatatatatatatatatatatatatatatatatatatatatatatatatatatatatatatatatatacacatatatatatacacacacacatacacacacacaaaattctcTTTCACATATAGCTCCTCTGGTCTGAAATGCTGGCTACACACAAAAGTACTGCCACGAAGGGTGGTAAATTTGGCACTATGGTCATCTTTCAGAAAGCCATGGAATCTtaaatctagattttttttgctgtttgagtaaaaaaaaaaaaaaaaccactctaATAGCAGTTTTTACAATATAGCATTTTATCTCCGTAAGCTTGCTGTGTTGTTTACCCTGCTTTTGCTTCCTTCCGGGTTCTAAACACAAACTTGTGGCATGCTAGTGCAATGATTAAAGGCTCTGGATTACTGATCAGCAGGTTGGGATTCAAGCCCTAGCACTGCCATGCTGCCACTGTTGGACCCTTAAACAAGGCCCTTACCCCTATCTGCTCCAGTGgtgccgtatcatggctgaccctgtgctctgacacagcttcctaacaagctcggatgaaagaatttcactgcactgtaatgtatatgtgacaaataaagactacttcttcttctaagTGTGAAAAGGGCCCATCGTGCCTTGTTTAACCTGCTGCCTATAGTCAGCTGTCTTACTAATTCTAGGTAGCAAGCACAAGTCCAATTACCCTAGCTATCTAAATTTAATCAAGGAAATGACTTATAAGTTGTGGCAAGCTGTGGCAAGAAAATCTGAGCTGGAATTAAAAAGATAGTCAGTGGAGGAACTGAAGCTAGCTGTTTTAACCTGAAAATCCAACAAATAGAGCCCCGTCCTTCAATATTCTCTCCTAAACCATCTGACTATACCTTAACTCATGAAACAGTCAACAGTCATACTGTTTAATTAACGTTACACCTCTCTTCCTGTGTCTTAggttttgtctttctttctctctctctctccaaactTTTAAGATATTGTCTATTCCATTTACAAGCACTGCATGCACAACAATATTCTTGGTCCTGAAAGTCTGTCATGGGTGTTTGTGCCTAGTTATAATAGCCATGCTATGATTGGTCAGTCACTGTTTAGGGGCGGGGTTTAAGTCAGTTGGATTTGCTATATATCTGAAGCTTTCATGGAACCTAGTCTGGCAActagaaaaaaattgttattaaaatcGCTGATAATAACTCTGCTGCTCTGAAACTCTGCTGCTGCCTTTAAATCTGGCCAAAAAGGTTGTACCTGTTTATGCTGCCTTCCAAATGGGACAGTCTTTATCTTGGATGAGCACAAATGCTGCCCCAAAAGAATCCTACCTAAGCAGCTGCCTCGCAAATGAAATGGATGACATAAAACAATATCTTTACGAAAATTTGAATAATCCACACAGTTCCTGTTGTAGGACATGTCCTGTGAGAAAGATCAATGAACTGCTCTGTATTATCAGTAAAAGAATTGTGTAGGTAAATAATCTAACTGTAAACCTGTCGTACATTAGCTGCAGTATTATCCTTAAGGGTCCAGTGTCATATCATACTCCTGGTGCAATGTGGTACATTTGCTTGCTTGTAGCTGACTGATTCATACCATACATGCTGTGTAACACCTGAACTTTATAACATGCTGATAAATTCTGCTAATGATGCCATGACACACTGAGTGATCGCTGGATATAGGTTATGCAATGATCTGGCCAGTCAAACAGGTATTTATGGTAGGCTAACTACAGTACAGCATGACTTTCAATGTATTTGTCACAGCAAAGTTGTCTATGACTTCAGTATCgctagtttttattttatatcctaTATCAGCTAAATTCAGTATCTGTCTTGGATTTTGGATCGTCCGGTGAGATGAAGGTTTGATAGAAGAATATCTGTCTGATTTTACACAGACCTACTGAACAGAGGAAGACTGTGCTTTGTGATGTTGAGAGCACTATGCAGAAACTGTGTtgatatgtaaatgtgtatctATCCAAGAGAATCTGCAAAACGTGACTACTGATATTGCTACTTATTTTCTATGTACATATtgtagtgatttatttttttttcctctaaatatACAAATGGCTGGAAAGCACATGAGAGTGTCATTGTTTGGGGACTGTTGCACTAAAATAATTGCATTCATATCTCGCATAACCTGAAGATTTGGGACTCTTTTGACCACTCAATACACTTCATCTGTAAactatttacatacatttttccaTTAAATGGAAGTTTGATCTGATATGTTAATTCTTCTGATTTATGCATGTTATTCTAGCAAGTAGATCATTTCAGACCTTGAAAATGTAAGGTTCTATCTGCCAAATcaaattatgtatgtatgtatgtatatatatatatatatatatatatatatatatatatatatatatatataaacacaatttCTAACATTAACTCATTTTTGCCCAAAGAGtgagatagaaccttataattctAAGGTCCCccattattaaatgttatatgtTGGAGCATATTTCTATCAGTCAAAAGTTCTCCATTCCTGCATCTTATCTCCACCCTTAAATCAGATTTAACCTGGGAAGGAACTTGGCTGCAATCAGTACCCATAAGGCATTTCTCCCCACTCTATTCTGTTTAAAATCAGTGAGCAAATGTGGTAGAGTGAATAAAGTAAGTGTTTAAAATTAGCACTGGCCCGTGCAGTCACCTGGATATTAACTCTTATGATGCCATAGGCCCTTTCGTGCATGAGTTTAAGTTCTCAGTGTTTGTGACTATTTTTTTAACATCCAGGAGGCCTCACAGTTGAATCAATTCAACTAACATCTCTAAACAAAAGCTCCTGCCTACACAGAAATCCAAATTTCTTGGATTGTAAGGTGGGAAGTCGATTCTGGTCACTTCATTCTGAGAGCCACAATGGAAAATGGATCAAGctacacatgcgcgcacacccacacacaaacacacacacacacacacacacacacacacatacacacacacgcactgtttgttttgtttcacagtcTCTAATAAACCCACTGAGGTGTTTGGGCTTTAGAAGTACTCTACACCACCCAATGTCATCTCTGTTCAACTTCACATAAATCCTGtgaagagatggagaaagaagaAGCTGATGATGAAGGGTGGGTTAGGGACTAGGGACAGGACATATAGGACAAAGCAACATACAAAGCAATGTAATGATATCTTACACACCAGTCCAAATGGAGGCTTTTTGTTGCATCCAGGGTTAAAACAACCCTTTTTCAACCTGAAAGAGGAGCAGCTGACACACAAAGGCAATATGCTAACAATAGTGttatattattacaattatgtctcaaaactttatattttattgcacAATTTAAGAATAAGTCGAAACAACTTTCCTCTTCATGGTGATAATTTGTGCATTCTGGAGAAGGGGGTGTAACTGGACCAATCAGTGCGGGGTCAGGCAGAGGTTATTTCAGTATGTAGAACACCCGGATGCGTCACATAAGCCATAACCCCTCTAATGAGCGGTACACTCCTTCTGCTCAGTGCCCACCACCAccaacttctctctctctctctctctctctctctctcttatctctATTTATCTCTTTCACTTGATGATATCATTTTCATGTGAATGCATTGGTTATTCTTTCATCTTCCATTTATTCTAATCATGGCTCTGCTAGTGACCTTTGCCTAAGTATGAATCAATATTTGGTCACCACTTCTGTAGCGGCAGCAGAGTACTTGGAGTGCTGACTTTATTAATTAGCTATAATGGCCATGTCAGATCTTCAAAGTTCGGGGGACTTAAAAGAATGTGGATTGCAGCAAGCAGGTCCATCAGAGGTACAGAGAAGAGGTGCTGCAAAGACATGACAGCTTTCCCAGTGACCAAATGATAATTCGACTACAGGGGTATTCAATTAAAAATCGCAAAGGTCCTGCTACTTAAAAGTATTTGCTTACAAAGATAATCCACCTGACTATACcttaacatgactgaatggcaaCAGCAGTATTTATCATATGTTTAtctgcacagttttttttttttaacccaaataCTCAGTTCGGTCTgttgaaatactttgctggatcCACACCTGGTCCACCAGCTTACAACCCTTTCTCTACTCAATAAGGCAGATACCAAAGTCAGTTTCAGATTTAATGTTGACAGACTTCATTCCAGATGTTTACGCATAACAAAAGCATGTGATAGTAGCAGTGTCTCCATGCTGATTTCTGCATGGGTGTCATTCATCATGTAGAATCCTCTCTGAGAGGCCACCTGTTCAGACACTAGACTCTGTCCTTCATCAGACCTAGCCGGCCCCTGAGTGAGCATTACTGACACATCACTCAGCCTTTGAGCGCTGTAGGTGGGCTGGATCCGCGCTCACTCTTTCTCATTCTGAGCTCATGAACTGAAATGACTGGAAATGGTGGTAAGATTTCTCAAGGTGTGCTATTTGTAAAAGGTCATTCTCTAAATCAGAGGGAGAAAATGCGCAGACAGCATAAATGatgtactttctttctttctttctttctttctttctttctattacTACTGTGTTTGAAATTGCATTGCAGTATATGGTGCGGTATACATGGAGAGAAACGAAAGTACATACCAAGGGCAATGCAAAAAAGATCATACAAAAAGCCAGGTGTTTCCCATGGAGTCAGGTTACACAGCAAGGCTGACATTTTGTCATGATGTGTGGTTAAATTATCACTGAATGGTGAACAAATGTACTTTAGCAAATATGTCCTGATATGGCTGCTATGAACTTAGCCTCCTTGCTCCCACTTTGTTCCATTTAGTTTTTTGTGGTGACCCAAAAAAGCTTCATCTTACTTATATCCATCTGTTCtttgtacttttttgttgtgtgtgaaatgcagATCTGCATAAAGTGTCTGGAGTTAGaaaacaggtaacacacatatAGACAATGTTTAAATAGTATTATTTACTAGAGAGTTTCCATTCTGGGGTATATAATGTGTATCTTCATACAATACCATTGATTTAATGgtaacttttaaatttttatatcatttatttatgtcaaattatttcagtttatttgcTTACTATAATTAACCTTTAGATATCATTTATTTAAgagggaatatatatatatatatatatatatatatatatatatatatatatatatatatatatatatatatatatatatattttttttttttaatttttttttttattgtactcTGGAACCATTAGCACCAGAGAACAGGAACTGTGCTTTTTCCACTGACTGTACCAAGGTTACAGTTGTATGGTATTTGAGATGTCCTCAATATCAGCACCAAAAAGACTTAATGGTACTTGGGAGTGGTGCTAGCAGCACTGTTCATTGCTGATTGTTTACACATACATGTGTACGTGTGCACATCATGGAGAACAGAAtatacacagacaaacacaggatcccaatttttaaaagatttgcaAAGACAGTAGATTTATTgttagaaaaaagagaaaatggagtTGTGAAATAAAGAAGAAACACCAGCTGTGATGATGCTGTTGTATGCCAGACTCCATGTTCTGTTAAatcctgtttgtttgtgtgtttctgaatgTAGTGTAAAGACACCCTAACTGTCTAAACCATCCTAAACGGTGTCTGAGTAACAGATTCTGAACTTGTATATGCATTTTAcattcaaaatgtaattttattcacattacacttttattcttttgctgttttgaaaacctttttttgccTGTCTGacccatatactgtatgtatacactTACATGAGCTCAGCAGGGACTTATTACTGAGAGAAAAAGGTCGCTTGGATAAAAACCAATACAAATTGATAAAAAATGCCAAGAGAATAGGTTCCATCTCATTTATCTAGCAAAGGAGGTAAAAACCAGAGAAGGACTACAGGCCTGGAGCAGAGACAAGAGGGGTAAAATCAATCCATATGCTTTATTTCTGAGTGCTATTATATCTGAGGGCATTCATAAAGCTGACATGTTGTGCTACTTATTTAGGACTACAAACAAGGATAAGTACAGCTCAAGCCTGTAGCATCTTCAGTTCTCTATTGCGCATCTACTGTGAATGAGAATCTGAACTGAGGAAGGCTCAGTAACAGTGTTACTTATGCATGGTACAGAGACATGGGTTTCaacacatgtgcatgtgtggcggcctggtaaaaaaaaaccttcgCATGGTCAAATTTTGGCATTTAATACTATATGTAGTTCTGCAAACTATAggtttcctgaactgaaatatgtttctcttttgcatgtttctcaaccagaagtaaataTCTTTTAAAGTCTGCttaccccaaaagtgaaaacagagaaaattacatttaaatttcttttcaaTTCCACAGAATTCCACAGCCCACCTACCTCTACATTCATAACCTAATCTATATATGGAAAACCAACATTACTgctaaatataatttaaatacataAGTTAGCACTTTGATTAGAAGCATATTCCACATCAATCTCTGTCTGAGGTACAATGTTCTTTACCTATGGCATTTACTTGTCCAAAAAACTTGATCAAAAGCACACAGTTATCAAGGTTTTAGAGATCTTAAGGCAGACTGAATGTTTTtaccactgcatttgttaaactggctacTTACTCATCTTtatctttgcaggcagacagtCAAGGCAAcattgattaactttctatttCTATCATGTCTCTGAAAGTGACAGCTGTAATCAaatgattatattaatgtactaatTTACGGGACTTGTatgatctacataatctaagactaataataataagaaaaaatgtgttatttaacaaagaaaaaaaatgtttatatggtGATGATTTCTGTGTGgggatttttatttaacattaatggaaggagcgttagatgtcagcactttgtaacagtaggtatgttttccaacacaggagttttcaggatagaggactttgtgctttttttgttatCAGAATATAATCAACTTTTTCCTTCCTTAAAGGGAAATTCTGGCCtaaaactagaatttaatatgttttttgttaggaAGTGTAGCATTCTGGTACACAGTATTGTATCTGCTAAGGTTTCCTAGATTTGATGTGGCAAAACTAtaactaaaatatataattcacTATTACTAATCCCTATACCAGCTCTCCCTTATCACACAGCAGCTAAATACCAGAGAGGgcgaaggctaacacatgcttcctctgagaaggtatctttttgaactgctacTCATGCAATGTCAGGTGGCAGCATTACAcgctcagaggaaagcgctatccacccaCTTCCACATGCATGAATGCACAGATgctcacgattggctagtgtcattgTGACTGATAGGGGTGAGAGAGTATGTCATCCCTCCCACACCGAGAGCGTCGCTCTCAATTTTCACTGTcatggccatggatggctgtgggaTCATCAGGCCTCGAACTTGTGATCTCCTGTCAATAGGGTGACCGCGTTTCTGTTGGGCCACTTGGGAGCCCCTGTTGATCTCTACTTGATCAACCAATCCGGACTTCTGCGTGAGAGACCTCACACTTACATGTCACTCTAAGGCTCCTAAAACAGCAAGAACCTTCCTTACTTGCAAAAACAAAGACAGCaagccagaatttgttttctaaaatgtgtCAGAATCATAAATATATTCACTTTCTTGCAGACTATCTAATCGGACACCATTCCAAGCCACTAGAAGATGGATGAAGGAAGGATAACCCATTAGCATGATGCTAATTGCGATGCTATGCTAatcatgttgttttgtttacaaacaCTAAAGATGTTTCTACACTGCCAAAACATTATGGATATTTATGAGTGTGCAGCCAGAACCAGCACTTCAAACTGGAGGGCTATGAAAGAGATTTGAGAGCAGAGTTACTGGGTCTTCTGCCGAAGAAGATGCTAAAGACAACAGTAATTCCGTCTGTATTTAGTATAAAGTGGAGAGAGAGTTGCATGCACGTTCAACCTGACAAAAGGCGCTGAACTGAGGGACAACTACTCTATACTCCACTGAAAAATTATGGATATTTATGAGTGTGCAGCCAGCACTTCAAGCCAGAGGACTATAAaagcagtgaaaaaaatgaaagcagacTTACTGGGTCTTTTGCCAACGAAGATGCTAAACAGCGATTCTGTTTGTATTTAGTACTTAGCACTGTATTTAGCATATTTCCCCCATTCCCCTGCCACTAAAATAGCAACCACAGCTGTTGTTTTGTAGGTTTTCAAATTTTGCATCTAATTCCAACACACAGATTCAGGTTGGGATTTTCCCGGTATTCAAACAGGGAAATCTTGCTACAGAGCCCACTGCGTCATCACTGTAAGACATGAGTAGGCATGTTTGCAACAGATGTATTGATGGTTAAATTTTAGATTTTGGCCAGAGTTTCCCTTTAAAGTAGAGAATATGCATTGGCAGAAAGAGTGTAGTGTATATAATTCGCACAAAAACTCCATTTTGGTAAAAACcaaattatttgtcatttttattttttccaaattcCGCCATAGCaacatctgacaggttttctTAGACCACCACCCATATgtatataaacaatttttaaaaaattatcatCTCCATGTTAAATAGCAGTAAGaga contains:
- the c1ql3a gene encoding complement C1q-like protein 3, with product MVLVLVVLIPVLVNSAGTSAHYEMLGTCRMVCDPYGTKSPSSTATADTAARDTGLVQSLPTFIQGPKGEPGRPGKTGPRGPPGEPGPPGPAGPPGERGEPGRPGLPGPPGPNGAGAISAATYSTVPKIAFYAGLKKQHEGYELLKFDDVVTNLGNHYDPTTGKFTCSIPGIYFFTYHVLMRGGDGTSMWADLCKNNQVRASAIAQDADQNYDYASNSAVLHLEPGDEVYIKLDGGKAHGGNNNKYSTFSGFIIYAD